A portion of the Limibacter armeniacum genome contains these proteins:
- a CDS encoding tautomerase family protein, whose translation MPHIKISLLEGKTEEQKQLLSQEFVRIAKEILNYGDDAFSVAIQDFTKEEWKEEVYPNVIMKEADLLYKKPGYEM comes from the coding sequence ATGCCACATATAAAGATCAGTTTACTGGAAGGCAAGACAGAAGAGCAGAAACAGTTGCTAAGCCAAGAGTTTGTAAGAATTGCGAAAGAAATTCTGAATTATGGAGATGATGCTTTTTCTGTTGCTATTCAGGATTTTACAAAAGAAGAGTGGAAAGAAGAAGTATATCCAAATGTGATTATGAAAGAAGCAGATTTGCTTTACAAGAAGCCTGGATATGAAATGTAA